One stretch of Fusobacterium sp. DNA includes these proteins:
- a CDS encoding toxin-antitoxin system YwqK family antitoxin, with the protein MRNRLGAVFLTIFLFGCGGPKEVDVSKKQEKNGIVYVENEKKPFTGKIISKYENGQIKMDSQYKNGKLEGIVKEYYEGGQVRNEWNYRDNRLDGEQKKYYESGQLSTEKYFKDNKSDGIFKEYYEDGKIKSETEYKKGKKDGFYKSYIENGNLQYETNFKNGKIEGPFKEYHENGNISIETNIKNEKKEGIYKKYYENGNLNIEANVEDNKIRGDYKVYYENGQLYSETKYRDGKQEGVYKQYYNNGQLNIETSYKDGKKDGNYKSYYVNGEIADESHYKDGKLEGSHKEYYKNGQLMFEKNYKNGKAEGVVVFYTPSGKEEKKVRYKNDEIIKVIK; encoded by the coding sequence ATGAGAAATAGATTGGGAGCAGTATTTTTAACAATTTTTTTATTTGGATGTGGTGGACCAAAAGAAGTAGATGTATCTAAAAAACAAGAAAAAAATGGAATAGTATATGTTGAAAATGAGAAAAAACCATTTACTGGAAAAATAATATCAAAGTATGAAAATGGTCAAATAAAAATGGATTCTCAATATAAAAATGGAAAGCTTGAAGGTATAGTAAAAGAATATTATGAAGGTGGACAAGTTCGTAATGAATGGAATTATAGAGATAACCGTCTGGATGGGGAACAAAAAAAATATTATGAAAGTGGACAGCTATCAACAGAAAAATATTTTAAAGATAATAAATCTGATGGAATATTCAAGGAGTATTATGAAGATGGAAAAATAAAAAGTGAAACAGAATATAAAAAAGGAAAAAAAGATGGTTTTTATAAATCCTATATAGAAAATGGAAATTTACAGTATGAAACAAATTTTAAAAATGGAAAAATAGAAGGACCTTTTAAAGAATACCATGAGAATGGAAATATCAGCATTGAAACTAATATAAAAAATGAGAAAAAAGAAGGAATATATAAGAAGTATTATGAAAATGGAAATTTGAATATTGAAGCTAATGTGGAAGATAATAAGATAAGAGGAGATTATAAAGTTTACTATGAAAATGGACAGCTTTATAGTGAAACAAAATATAGAGATGGGAAACAAGAAGGAGTATATAAACAATATTATAACAATGGACAGTTAAATATAGAAACTTCATATAAAGATGGAAAAAAAGACGGAAACTATAAAAGTTATTATGTAAATGGAGAAATTGCAGATGAAAGTCATTATAAAGATGGAAAATTAGAGGGAAGTCACAAAGAGTATTACAAGAATGGACAGCTTATGTTTGAAAAAAATTATAAGAATGGGAAAGCAGAAGGAGTTGTAGTTTTTTATACTCCTAGTGGAAAAGAAGAGAAAAAAGTGAGATATAAAAATGATGAAATTATAAAAGTAATAAAATAA
- a CDS encoding nitroreductase family protein translates to MSDTSKMLLEKSKKRRTYRQFLEEPVDIEIIKDCIMTAATAPSGADKQPWHFSIIIDPVMKEKIREESEKIEKEFYESKITKDWQEDLNKLTLTWKKPFLTQAPCLIVIFKEFYKESKDGTLDKNYYVNESIGISIGFLINALHNAGYASLTYTPAPMIFLRDLLKRPAGETPVMILVVGKADPNYSLPILIKKTFEEIAEII, encoded by the coding sequence ATGTCAGATACTTCAAAAATGTTATTAGAAAAATCTAAAAAACGTCGCACTTATCGTCAATTCTTAGAAGAACCTGTAGACATTGAAATAATAAAAGATTGTATCATGACTGCTGCCACTGCTCCAAGCGGTGCTGATAAACAGCCTTGGCATTTCTCAATAATTATTGATCCAGTTATGAAAGAAAAAATACGAGAAGAAAGTGAAAAAATAGAAAAAGAATTTTATGAGTCTAAAATTACTAAAGATTGGCAGGAAGATTTAAATAAATTAACTCTTACTTGGAAGAAACCTTTTCTTACTCAAGCTCCTTGTCTTATTGTCATATTTAAGGAATTTTATAAAGAAAGCAAAGATGGAACTTTAGACAAAAATTATTATGTTAATGAATCTATTGGTATTTCCATTGGTTTTCTTATTAATGCACTTCATAATGCTGGATATGCCAGTCTCACATACACTCCAGCTCCTATGATATTTTTGAGAGACTTGTTAAAAAGACCAGCTGGTGAGACTCCAGTTATGATATTAGTTGTTGGAAAGGCTGATCCAAACTATTCTCTTCCTATTTTGATTAAAAAAACCTTTGAAGAAATAGCTGAAATAATTTAG
- a CDS encoding transglycosylase domain-containing protein, with the protein MKILVKRIIKIMVVLFIVGSIASVGVVLGVMNKYSKELPDIVTLIEDYAPSLPTVLYDRNREVIDTIYRESRDTVKLKEVPIYSRNAFLAIEDKQFYSHHGIHIKRLIGAIVANIRSGRAVQGASSITQQLAKNAFLSHERKLSRKIKEAIITFEIERRYTKDEIFEKYLNEIYFGAGSYGIKTAAKQLYRKDISEINIAESALLAGIPNRPEKYNPRRNLEASLKRANLILSEMYRDKLITKEEYEKAKNHKFINEDKLPEDFKMDDNTTIIYNKKSDVTINYPDFSNMVEEFLVEKFGENMVYTGGLRVHTTLDLEMQKTAKEVFENYEFFQKNDELQGGMATIDPNNGHVISLIGGRNFKSGNFNRATMAKRQLGSSFKPFLYFTAIENGMEMNSVVEDSFISFGSWIPKNYGSRYSNNVTLLNALDRSLNIVSIKMLQKIGTKTFKETVAKLDPGLNIPDDLTASLGSFENTPLQHAIDYSIFSNGGYVVEPVTVTDVEDRYGNPIYQNTPKKEKVFDSINTSIITFMLKSSVQYGSSSRASVYTKDKKRIEQGGKTGTVNDNRTIWFAGITPDYVTTIYIGYDDNRSIRGNVTGGTGVAPLWAKYYQTLIDKGLYAPSTFSFLENHLKNGDFNLQTLTVNNGLISGAGREFLVRKGKLQMESEMKYANGIAGIFGDIKRETGAEGYNPVIEKTNNDIAPENTTTNDSLFKRLLGN; encoded by the coding sequence ATGAAAATACTTGTAAAAAGAATAATAAAAATAATGGTAGTTTTATTTATTGTTGGAAGTATTGCATCTGTAGGAGTAGTTTTGGGAGTTATGAATAAATATTCCAAAGAACTTCCTGATATAGTAACTTTAATAGAAGATTATGCTCCATCTCTACCAACTGTATTATATGATAGAAATAGGGAAGTAATAGATACTATATACAGAGAATCAAGAGATACAGTAAAATTAAAGGAAGTTCCTATATACAGTAGAAATGCTTTTTTAGCAATAGAAGACAAGCAGTTTTATTCACATCATGGGATACATATAAAAAGATTGATAGGTGCTATTGTAGCTAATATTCGTAGTGGTCGTGCTGTACAAGGGGCAAGTTCAATAACTCAACAGCTTGCAAAAAATGCCTTTCTTTCTCATGAAAGAAAGCTTTCAAGAAAAATAAAAGAAGCTATTATAACATTTGAAATTGAGAGAAGATATACTAAAGATGAAATATTTGAAAAATATCTAAATGAGATATATTTTGGAGCTGGATCTTATGGTATAAAGACAGCAGCTAAGCAGTTATATAGAAAAGATATTTCAGAAATAAATATAGCTGAATCAGCTCTTCTCGCAGGAATACCTAACAGACCTGAAAAATATAATCCCAGAAGAAATTTAGAGGCTTCCTTAAAAAGAGCTAATCTTATTTTATCTGAAATGTATAGAGATAAACTTATAACAAAAGAAGAATATGAAAAAGCAAAAAATCATAAGTTTATAAATGAAGATAAACTTCCAGAAGATTTTAAAATGGATGATAATACAACTATAATATATAACAAAAAAAGTGATGTAACAATTAATTATCCTGATTTTTCAAATATGGTAGAAGAGTTTTTGGTTGAGAAATTTGGAGAAAATATGGTATATACTGGCGGATTGAGAGTACATACTACTTTAGATTTAGAAATGCAGAAAACTGCAAAAGAAGTATTTGAGAATTATGAATTCTTCCAAAAAAATGATGAATTACAAGGTGGAATGGCAACTATAGATCCAAATAATGGGCATGTAATATCTTTGATTGGTGGGAGAAATTTTAAATCAGGAAATTTTAACAGAGCAACTATGGCAAAGAGACAGTTAGGTTCTTCATTTAAACCATTTTTATATTTTACAGCTATAGAAAATGGAATGGAAATGAATTCAGTAGTAGAAGATTCATTTATTTCATTTGGAAGTTGGATACCAAAGAACTATGGAAGCAGATATTCAAATAATGTTACTTTGCTTAATGCTTTAGACAGATCATTAAATATAGTTTCTATAAAAATGCTTCAAAAAATAGGAACAAAAACATTTAAAGAAACTGTTGCAAAACTTGACCCAGGCTTAAATATACCAGATGACCTTACTGCATCTTTGGGATCATTTGAAAATACACCATTACAGCATGCTATAGATTATTCAATATTTTCAAATGGAGGTTATGTAGTAGAGCCTGTGACAGTAACAGATGTAGAAGATAGATATGGAAATCCTATATATCAGAATACACCTAAAAAAGAAAAAGTATTTGACAGTATTAATACAAGTATAATAACATTTATGCTGAAAAGTTCAGTGCAATATGGAAGTTCCAGCAGAGCCTCTGTATACACAAAAGATAAAAAGAGAATAGAACAGGGAGGAAAAACAGGAACTGTAAATGATAATAGAACTATCTGGTTTGCTGGAATAACTCCTGATTATGTTACAACTATCTACATAGGATATGATGATAATAGATCTATAAGAGGAAATGTTACAGGAGGAACTGGAGTGGCTCCTCTATGGGCGAAATATTATCAAACTTTAATTGATAAAGGACTGTATGCTCCAAGCACTTTTTCCTTCTTAGAAAATCACTTAAAAAATGGAGATTTTAATTTACAGACACTGACTGTAAACAATGGACTTATTTCTGGAGCAGGAAGAGAATTCCTTGTAAGAAAAGGAAAACTGCAGATGGAAAGTG
- a CDS encoding alanyl-tRNA editing protein, with product MKVEVLSCEKIKEGYIIKLSGGNEPFYIDGKGGQLGDRGTIGESIILEVREGNIVLDREITLGEHEYTIDEERRKDIACQHTAQHLFSALAYNDYQLNTVGFRMAEEYTSVDLDSNTISEETIKELENKANEVIRKAIELKIYTLGHEEALEIEGLRKAIKDKVTGDVRFVEIPDIDLGACAGFHVENTKDIKLFKILSHEKIKGNYTRFFFIAGDRAIRDYAFKHELSKELCHIFSCKDYEILTMLNKSLEEKKKTESEMKIIASEFAGFLGEKLMKEAQEVNEYKFIIYVGDKITAQYLPRNINPENYILITGSEDSYSIISNRINCKDFLKELTLSNTDIKGGGNQIKGNFKGKISKEELKKQLETFLNKL from the coding sequence ATGAAAGTTGAAGTTTTAAGTTGTGAAAAAATTAAAGAGGGATATATAATAAAATTAAGTGGCGGGAATGAACCTTTTTATATAGATGGAAAAGGAGGACAATTAGGAGATAGAGGAACAATAGGAGAAAGTATTATTCTTGAAGTCAGAGAAGGAAATATAGTGCTTGATAGAGAAATAACTCTGGGAGAACATGAGTATACTATTGATGAAGAAAGAAGAAAAGATATAGCCTGTCAGCATACAGCTCAGCATCTTTTTTCAGCTCTTGCATATAATGATTATCAATTAAATACTGTAGGATTTAGAATGGCAGAAGAATATACTTCAGTAGATTTAGATTCTAATACAATATCAGAAGAAACTATAAAAGAGCTGGAGAATAAGGCTAATGAAGTTATAAGAAAAGCTATAGAATTAAAAATTTATACATTAGGACATGAAGAAGCTTTGGAAATAGAGGGATTGAGAAAAGCTATTAAAGATAAAGTAACTGGTGATGTAAGGTTTGTAGAGATACCAGATATTGATTTAGGAGCTTGTGCTGGTTTTCATGTTGAAAATACAAAAGATATAAAGCTATTTAAAATATTATCTCATGAAAAAATAAAGGGGAATTATACAAGATTCTTTTTTATAGCTGGAGATAGGGCTATAAGAGATTATGCTTTTAAACATGAGCTATCAAAAGAACTATGTCATATATTTAGCTGTAAAGATTATGAAATTCTTACAATGTTAAATAAAAGTTTAGAAGAAAAGAAAAAAACTGAAAGTGAAATGAAAATTATTGCTTCTGAATTTGCTGGATTTTTAGGAGAAAAATTGATGAAAGAGGCTCAAGAAGTAAATGAGTATAAATTTATTATATATGTAGGAGATAAGATAACAGCACAGTATTTACCTAGAAATATAAATCCAGAAAATTATATATTGATAACAGGAAGTGAGGATAGTTATTCAATTATTTCTAATAGAATTAATTGTAAAGATTTCTTAAAAGAATTAACTTTATCTAATACTGATATTAAAGGTGGAGGTAATCAAATAAAGGGAAATTTTAAAGGAAAAATATCAAAAGAAGAGTTGAAAAAACAACTTGAAACTTTTCTTAATAAGTTGTAA
- a CDS encoding HAD-IIA family hydrolase, translating into MKNKKLYLFDIDGTLILGNKLIDGAEKIIKEIREKDKKLMLFTNNSSRTRREYVEKFKKMNIEIFEEEIITAGYMLGEYLIEKKDNPSVFLVGTKSLKKVLKDMGVKIIEEPQKINSKYNVDYVAVALDSELNYQKIVTACELLSEGVEYLAANPDFVYPIEGRKFLPDCGAICKMLEYAVKRKPLFLGKPSREILDYCIKKNGVSKGETVIIGDRLYTDIACGYDNGCDTILVLTGESKKEDVKDSPYKPDFILESIKELKI; encoded by the coding sequence ATGAAAAATAAAAAATTGTATCTATTTGATATTGATGGAACACTTATTTTAGGGAATAAACTTATAGATGGAGCTGAAAAAATAATCAAAGAAATAAGAGAAAAAGATAAAAAACTTATGTTATTTACCAATAATTCTTCAAGAACAAGAAGAGAATATGTAGAGAAATTTAAGAAAATGAATATTGAAATTTTTGAAGAGGAAATAATTACTGCTGGATATATGCTTGGAGAATATCTCATTGAAAAAAAAGATAATCCATCAGTATTTTTAGTGGGAACAAAGTCTTTAAAAAAAGTTTTAAAGGATATGGGCGTGAAGATAATAGAGGAACCTCAAAAAATTAACAGCAAATATAATGTAGATTATGTAGCAGTTGCATTAGATAGTGAATTAAATTATCAAAAAATTGTGACTGCTTGTGAGTTACTTAGTGAAGGGGTAGAATATCTGGCTGCTAATCCAGATTTTGTTTACCCAATAGAAGGAAGAAAATTTCTTCCTGATTGTGGTGCAATATGTAAAATGCTGGAATATGCAGTTAAAAGAAAACCTCTTTTTTTAGGAAAACCTTCAAGGGAAATATTAGATTACTGCATTAAAAAGAATGGAGTTTCTAAAGGGGAAACTGTAATAATAGGAGATAGACTGTATACTGATATAGCCTGTGGTTATGATAATGGTTGTGATACTATTTTGGTTTTGACTGGGGAGAGCAAAAAAGAAGATGTGAAAGACAGTCCATATAAGCCTGACTTCATATTAGAAAGCATAAAAGAATTAAAAATATAA
- the rlmN gene encoding 23S rRNA (adenine(2503)-C(2))-methyltransferase RlmN yields MSEKINLLNLNQQELEDLVVSLGMKKFYGKQIFNWLHKKIVRDLNEITNLSLKDRELLAEKAYIPFLNLLKQQISKIDKTEKFLFKLEDGNTIETVLLRHKDKRNTLCISSQVGCPVKCTFCATGQDGFVRNLDVNEIINQVYTVERRLIKQGSNINNIVFMGMGEPLLNLSNVLKALDILSNENGINISKRKITISTSGIVPNIEKILLEKLPIELAISLHSAINAKRDMIIPVNRSYPLEDLYAILQEYQKQTKRRISFEYIMINNFNVSDVDANALADFVHEFDHVVNLIPYNPVAGTEFERPSEKKIDKFFTFLKDVRKVNVTLRREKGTDIDGACGQLRQKAPKK; encoded by the coding sequence ATGTCAGAAAAAATTAATTTATTAAATTTAAATCAACAAGAGCTAGAAGATTTAGTTGTTTCTCTTGGAATGAAAAAATTTTATGGAAAACAAATATTTAACTGGCTTCATAAAAAAATAGTAAGAGACCTTAATGAAATAACAAATCTTTCACTTAAAGACAGAGAACTTTTGGCTGAAAAAGCATATATACCATTTTTAAATCTTTTAAAGCAGCAGATATCTAAAATTGATAAGACAGAAAAATTTCTTTTTAAACTGGAAGATGGAAATACTATTGAAACTGTTTTATTAAGACATAAGGATAAAAGAAACACTTTATGTATATCATCGCAAGTTGGATGTCCTGTAAAATGTACTTTTTGTGCAACTGGACAAGATGGGTTTGTAAGAAATCTTGATGTAAATGAAATAATCAATCAGGTGTATACTGTAGAAAGAAGACTTATAAAACAAGGAAGTAATATAAACAATATAGTTTTCATGGGAATGGGAGAGCCTTTACTTAATCTTTCAAATGTACTGAAAGCTTTGGATATACTTTCTAATGAAAATGGAATAAACATTTCTAAAAGAAAAATAACTATATCAACATCAGGAATAGTTCCTAATATAGAAAAAATTCTATTAGAAAAACTTCCTATTGAGCTTGCCATATCACTTCACAGTGCAATAAATGCAAAAAGGGATATGATAATACCTGTAAATAGAAGTTATCCTCTTGAGGATCTTTATGCAATATTACAAGAATATCAAAAACAAACAAAACGTAGAATAAGTTTTGAGTATATAATGATCAATAATTTTAATGTTTCAGATGTGGATGCTAATGCATTGGCTGACTTTGTACATGAATTTGATCATGTGGTAAATCTTATCCCATACAATCCTGTGGCAGGAACGGAATTTGAAAGACCTTCTGAAAAGAAAATAGATAAATTCTTTACTTTCCTTAAAGATGTAAGAAAAGTAAATGTCACATTAAGAAGAGAAAAAGGGACTGATATAGATGGTGCTTGTGGTCAGTTGAGACAGAAAGCTCCTAAGAAATAG